The genome window TTAAAGCTGGCCACGATGGAATCGACGGTTCTGTTCGAAGATATTCTGGCCCATCTGTCCGAGAGCGAGGGAATCGAGGACGAGTCGGAAATTGAGTCCGACCTTTTTGGAACTCCGGCCACATCCAAACCTGCGCCGGTGCATCCCACGCCGGAAAATTCGCCTGAGCCGGCGCCTCCGCCGGATCCGATCTCAATTCCGGGTGAGGTCAGGGCGATAAATCTGCCGATGGTGCAAAACAGTTGGCCGAATTATATCGAGAGTCTCAAGCGCAGCAACCCCATGCTCGCCGCGCTCCTGGCCATGGCGGAAATAAGGGAAGTCAGGGATAATGTTATTACCGCCGTTTTTTATAATGCCGGTGGAACCTCCAAACAGGTCGTGGAAAAGCCGCATTATATGTCGATTATTTCGGAAAGTTTAAGAGATTTTTTCAAAACCAATCTTAAAGTGAAATTCGAAGTTGATTTAAATAAAAAGAATAATATTGCCCCGAAAGCATCACCACAGCCGGAAAAGCTCGACACGGAAAAGTTGCTTGCTGAAGATGACAGACTTCGTAATATTGTTGAACGTTTCGATGGTGAAGTGGTGGGTCGAAAAAAAGTTGAAGATTAAAATAAGGAGTTATGAGATATGAATAAAGGCGATCTTGGCAATATGATGAAGCAGATTCAGAAGATGCAGGCCCAGATGGAACAGATTCAGGCGGAACTGGCGGAGACGCAGGTGGATGGAACCGCCGGCGGCGGAATGGTTACGGCCGTGGTCAATGGCAAGCAGGATCTGCTGGAAATTAAAATCGATCCGGAAGTGGTAGATCCGAAAGATGTCGAAATGCTTCAGGATTTGATTGTTGCCGCAGTCAATCAGGCCCGCCAGAAAGCCCAGGAATTGCAGGCGGAGCGGATGTCCTCTCTGACCGGCGGTTTGAATCTTCCCGGAATGAATTTGCCGTTCTGATTCGGTTATGTTTAAATCTGCTGAATCGGTTGAAAAGCTTATCAACCTTCTGGCCCGGCTTCCCGGGATCGGCCGGAAGTCGGCCGGCCGGCTGGCTTTTCATATCCTGAAAATATCCAAAGAGGAAGCGAATGAGCTGGCCGAAGCTATCCAGCTGGTTAAGGAGAAGGTCGGCTTCTGTTCGATATGCTTCAATATTTCCGAGCAGGATCCATGCTATATCTGTAATGATCCCGAACGCAGCCGCGAAATTATCTGTGTGGTCGAGCAGGCTTCCGATTTGGCCGCTCTGGAAAAAGCCGAAGGATTCAGGGGCCTGTATCACATTCTCGGCGGGCGCATCTCCCCTCTCGATGGAATCGGGCCGGATGATCTGAAAATCAAGGAACTGCTGTCAAGACTCGGCGATGATACCAAAGAATTGATCATTGCGACCAATCCCAATGTGGAGGGCGAGGCGACCGCTCTTTATCTGGCGAAACTGATCCGTCCGATGGGTGTAAAAATAACCAGGATCGCGCGGGGACTGCCGGTCGGAAGTGACCTTGAATATGCCGATGGGATGACTATTTCCCGCGCCATTGAAGGACGCCAGGAGATATAAATGAGCGAGAGAAAAAAGCTTTTTTCACTCAATCGAGAGGCCTTTTCAAATCCTCTGAATCTGACCGTTATAATTCTGGCTTTTATCATTTTGTTAGGACCTGTCCTCGGGCCGCTTTTAACACGCTTCAACTGGGGATTCAATGCCCTTAACTACCTGCCGAAACCGTTATATTATATCTGGTTCCCGGCAGCCGCGGTGGTGGCGGCGCTCTTTATTTTTGCGCCGCGTGAACATTTTATTTCGGCCCTGACCGCTCGTTATCTTTGGGGCGACAGAAAAATCATCGGGCGTCTGGCTGCAATTATCATTGCCCTGGCATTTTTTTTCCTGTTCAAGTATGAGGCCCATTTCTTCGGAAACGGTTATATACGAGTCGCCAATCTGACTCAGCGGACCATCCCCGTTTTTCGCTGGTTTGAATTCGGGGATACCTATCTCGCTTATCTTCTTTTTTCATTATTGGAAGCGGCGGGAACAACTAAGATTGCCGCGGCCATGTGGGCCTATCAAATATTATCATTTATTGCCGGACTTGTTTATATCAGTTTTTCATTCAAATTTTCCGAAAGCATCTTTGAAGGCGATGATGACCGGCTGTTGTCGCTGCTGTTGCTGCTGTTTTCGGGCTTATTGTTTTTCTTTTTCGGCCTTGTGGAAAATTACCCCATTCTTCTTGCCGTCGCGATAATTCTGATATATTTGTATGCACATTTAAGCGGTACGCGCCAGCGCAAATATCTTTATTTTATCTGGGCCTTGACCCTAATCGGTATGATTTTTAATTTTCAGATCATCACTTTTATTCCGGCCAACCTCTATTTGACATTTAAGCATCTGATAAAAAGAAAATCATTCAGCAATTTTTTGGGTTCACTGTCGGCCTCGGTTTTTATTTTGGCGGCTGTCATTATTCTCTATTTTAAGGCCATCGGCAATCTTCCCCTGTCCAGTCATATTCTATTTCTTTCGGCCAAACTTCCCGATATTGGATACTGGATGTTCAGCTTCCATCATCTTATGGATATCTTCAACCTGACATATATGATAATTCCGGTTTTCCTGATATTTATCTTTGTTTTGATAATGTCTTTCAAGTATCTGAAGAGCGAACGAATTTATATTACGCTCGGCTTTCTGACCATTTCTCAATTATTATATCTTCTTATTCTTGATCCCCGGCTTGGCATGGCCAGGGACTTTCCGATGTTCGGTCTGCTCTTGACCGGCTTGCTGGCCTGGGGGATATTTTCAATAATCAAGAGTCGCGGGATGCTTCGTCTGGACGGCAATACTATCATGACTCTGGCGCCCCTCTCATTATTAATCATTCTGCCTTCATTGTACATACATCTGCATCCGCCGGCGGCAGAAAAATATCTTGATAATTATATAACATGCAATGAAACCAAGACGGAAGCCGCTCTTTATGCTTTCCGTGATTATTATGTTACGATCGGCGAGAATGAGGCCGCCGTTCTAAAGGAAAAAGCCATCAGCAAGGCTCCCGGGGCTCTTGAATCGCAGTTGGTCAACGATCTTTATGCTCATGAGAGATTCGACGAGTCATTTGAATATGCCTTGCGCCTGGTCGAAAGGTATCCTTATGTCGGCCAGTATCGTATGCAAATAGGAAATCTTCTCAAGCATTATAAAAGATATGGGGATGCCGAAAGAGAGCTTAAGGCCGCTATAAAGCTCGACCCTTACAGACCTGATTTTTACCATTTCCTTTCCGAATTGTACCGCGAAATGAGACTGGAGCGCAAATGCTTTGAGGCCCTGGGACAAGGGATCGAGATCGATCCGCGCTCGACCATGCTCCTTATCGATCTGGCCGGCTATTCTTTCAGGGCACATCTTCCCGCCGAAGTCGACAGCCTGACCGACCTCGTCATGACGATCGACTCGACCGAGCCTTATGCCCTGATGTATAAAGGCCTGCTGGCCGATCAACGCGGTCAAAAGCAGGCTGCCCTGAATTATTTTGAACGGTTCGTCGGGGCTAATGACCGACTGCCGGAAGTGCCGGTGATTCGCAAAAGAATGAACTCAATTGTTCTGGAGCTTCGCGATACCACGTCAGCGCAATAATCTTACTTCAAAATCCGGTAGGATGAAAAATCGGTGGAAGCCCCTCCAATCAGTTCCAAATCAAAATAAGCGGTGATTTTATTCTCCGTGCTGTCATAGTACGGCGACTCGATACCGGGGTCATCGATGAATTTCGCTTTGATCTGATTGACCGCATAATCATAAAGCCCGATTTCATTCTTATCGAATTTTATGCCAAAACGGAATCCCTCAAAACCATAATTCGTTTTATATTGTTCATCGAACAGCATCGATTTTTTGTCGGCCAGTTGCGGTTCTTTGTCCAATAGAAGATTCATTTCCATTCTATTGTCCGATTCGTTCCGATATTCGATTTTCAGCCATTTATCCGAGACCGACAGGACCAGGCCGCTGTCGTTTATGAGGACTTTTTCCGTGGTGGTTTCGCCGGGATAAATGAGACCGTGGCGGGAGCGGCGTTTTTCCATGAAATCAAGAAAGCCGGATTTAATATCGGGCCACGGCTGATTCAGCGCCATTTCGATTGTTCGCTTGATATCATCGCATGACAGACTACTGACAGTCTTATAATCTCCCGACAGCGACCGATAGAGATCAAAGAAACGTTCTTCGCCCAGTTGCGAATAAATATATTTGGCCAGACACGCCCCCACCGGGTTGGTAATATCACCGCTGGTCTTATCGAGAAACTGATCATATGTCAAAATCGAGTCCAGTTCGACAATATCATATTTCAGAATATAATCGCCGAAATCAAAGACAACCTCCGGGGCTCGTTGCCATTGCCCGACAAAACAGGTGGCCAGCCCCTCCCGAATCAAGGGCAGAGTAAACAAAGGGGGATTCTGGAGTTCGTAATTCAGCAGCAGGAGAGCGACTTTATGGAAATCGGGTATGAACCGGGTAATTATAATATCAAACCCACGGTCATATCCTTCTTTATTGTTCATCCCGGATAAATTTTCCGCCTCGCGATCATCAAGGCATAAATAGTAATCTATTTTCTTATCCGCCAGCAGATTCAACTTTTCATCCGACATTATTAATTCGGCTGCCAGTGATTCGACCATATCATCCAGCGAACGGGCAATTAATTCATTATAGTGGCTTAATCGATCGGGATTAATGAAGAATCGAAAGTATTTTGACTCGGTGACCGGCCATCCTTTTGAATAATAATAATGAGGCGGGATAATCCAATAATAATCGCCAATCAGAGTTGTATAGTAATAATATGTAATCTTTTCACTGTCAAGCGCGCCTTCCAGCTTCCACCTGATGGTATTGCTGTCGAGAACCGCCTTTGCGACGATACCATCGGGAAGAAATATTTTCATGTTTTCATAATTATATACAAAGGGAGAAACACAGTCAGCCTTTATGGGGATTCCATCGTACTTAATACCCAGGCGATTCGACTGCTCCAGGCAGGACGGCTCCCATAATCCTGCAGCGGATTCAAAATTGCCCGATCGAAGCAGATCCAGATAATAGTAAATAATTTCCTGAGCTTTGGTCTCGTCCGCCGCAATCCCTTGCGCCGTCCAGAAAACAATCGCCGCCCCCGCTATAACAGATTTTAATATTTGCTTTAAAGACATTTGTATAACTCCGGAATATTGATTTAGCCAACCGTATCATAATATATATTTTATACCAACGGTTGTCCATAGCGAGCAAAAAAAAAGCCCGCCGGAGGCGGGCTTTAAAGGCAGATGTGTCAATTAAAATGTGATACTGGCTGAAAAGCGATGAACCGAGTCGAAACGGCCATAATCGACCCAGGCATAATCGAGAATGAGACCGGTGGATTCGGTCAGACTTGTCCGGAATCCCCCGCCCAACCCGATATTTTCCTCTTCGTAATTCAGCTTATATCCGGCGCGCAGGAAATACTTGTCCTGATAATTGTATTCGGCGCCGATCGAACCCTGCTGTTCATTATCATTAGGGTGCTTGGCCTCGAATGACATGACCAGCTTGGAATCGTTACTGAAATCAAAATCGTAAGCCATACCCACCCTGAACGTCAGGGGCAGGTGATACGGGTCGACATTCAGATTTCCGGCATATGGATCCTGATTGGGATTTGACTGATCAGGGTCATAGGCCACATCCAGGTCGGGACCGTCGAATTTCATATCGGGTCCCATGTTGGATATATTCATGGCCAGGCGCAGGGACCTGTATCCGGTATAAAGGAGAGTCCCGAAATCGAATGCGAAGCCTCGGGCATCCTCATGATAAATCCGTTCATCGATATACTTGAAGCTGACTCCGAACGAGAATTGAACCGTCAACTGGCGGGCATAGCTGAGCTGCAGCGCATATGACGATACGGAGTAGTTCAGGCCGGTGCCGTCCGGTTCATCGATCGTGGTGATTTCCTGGTCGGCCATGGAAAGGACGGTCGCGGACAGACCGAAGACCCCGATATCATTGAAATTTCTGGCATAAGCGACATAATTCAGGCTGACATCGGTGACATAATTGACATAGGTAAAGGCAATCTCATTTCCGGAGACATTGGTCAGTCCGGCCGGATTCCAGTACATGGCATAGATGTCATCGGCAGTGGCGACGCAGGCTTCACCGAGCCCGTTGTATCTGGCGCCGACACCGATCTTCAGAAATTGAGCTCCGGCGGTACCGGTCTTGGAGAATTCGCCGGCCAGCGCCGTAGTGCTCAACAGAGCTGTAAGTAAAAATATTACTATTTTTCTATTCATGGCGTTTTCTCCTATTTAATCACAGCAAAGCGGCCGGTTTTATCGCCGTATTGCGACTCTACATGGTAAAGGTAAACACCGGAAGCAATACCCAGGCCGTCCTCGGATTGCATGTCCCAGGCCTCGGTTCCACCGTTGCTGTCATGCTGCAATGTCTTAACCAGATCTCCGCCCAGGGTGTAAACCCTGATGACACAGATTTCCGGCAGATTGACAAATTCCAGTCTCCGGTAGAAACGACTGACTTCCCACTCGGCGCGGCCGATGTATGGATCGGGGACGACCTTGATACGGCTCATCTCCGACTGTGCGGCACTGGTACTGACACCATCGGTCTTGAAAGTAAAGACATCTTCGGCGCCGTTGACCGGGGCCCCTTCGACAGTCATGATATCGCCGACGGCATAATCCGTATCGGTATCGCCGATTCGGAAAAACCAGGCATGGTTATAGGGAAATGCCTCGGGATGCGGATTGCCGTCATAAGGTGTATTGACAATAACGATATAGTCTCTATCATCGGGTTCCCATACCTGATCAAAATCCTGATCGTAAATTTCGGCGAGAACCTGATACCCGAAAGTGACATTCCAGACTTCGAATGGCAGCGCCACCGGGGTGACGTCATCGTAGAACCAGTAGCCTTCGGAGCCGCTTTCGGTGAAACGCAACTCATAGGTCGACCTAAAATGTTTGTCTGATCCGCGAGGATACCCGAAGAGGTCACCCATTGGTCCGTAATTGAATCCGAAATGCAGGGTGGTATCCCCTTCCACGGCAAAGCCGGTCTGGATAAAATCGCGCGGGATGCGATCGCCGTTACGAACGACGGGGCGAATCCCCTCAGCCACTTCATATATATTGGGGTCACCTTCCTGAGTCGTTTGATCAGCCAGGGCAAAAACGGTATCTCCCGATGTCCCGTCCACGCGTATGAGATGCCATAAAGTACTTTCATCATCTTCCGTGAAGATGACGCTGTATTCATCTCCAACGACCTGATTTTCATCGAAAATAATGGGGTAAACCAGGCCGGCGGAGGGGTCGCCCGTTCCCAGGTATATATGATCTATGCTTGAGAAGGCATCGAAAAATCCGGCAGGATCGGAACGCGGTACAACTTTGACCACATTCAAATCACTGCCCGGTTTTCCAAAACCGTTCTGCAGGGAACTAATCGGGACCGAACTGTCTCCGGAGTCATAGGCCACCAGGCAGTACCAGTATTCCTTGCCGTTTGTCAAACCGCTGTCGATAAAGCTGTGCGCGATCGGCTCGCCGGGATTTTCCACCTGATAAGCGGCCAGCGGCAGATAATCGATATCCAGACAGCTATTGTTGGATGACCTGTCTTCAAATCCCCAGCTATATCCCTGGTTAGTGGATTTGTAGAGCTTATATCCGCTGAAATCGACAACACCGGACATCGGGTCAATATCGATTTCAGACGTGTCATTCCAACTCAGATAGACCTTATGATCGCTCACGCGGGCCGTCAGGGTCGGCATGGCCGGAGGCTGCGGACCGACAAAATGGTTGTCATACAGAACCTGGGCGGTGTTGGCATTGGCAAAAAGCTCGGCCTCATCCTGGCCGGCCACAATGGCATAAACGACGCGGACTGTCTTGCCGGCACTGAGATTGATCCCGCGGGTGCACTGCAGGTAATACTGATCGGTCGGAGGCAGCGAAGCATCAAACTGCTCCGAATTAATCAGTTCATAGCGGTCGGCATCATTATCAGGAAGCAGTTCCCACTGGCCGGTTCGAAACGCCGTCATACCGATCCCATCAGGGGTTTCCAGATACTTGGTGCCCATGATGCCGGTTCTGACCAGAGGGCCCCAGCCCGGATCATAGCCGTCTTCATCATAAGTCCAGGCCAGATTGGCGGCCAGATCGGACGCCACCAGGTCGCCCAGTCTTCCGTTTTCGCCGGTACCATCGGGACCGCCGACGTCATAATCACTGTAAATCGCGAAGGCGAAATCGGTGTAATCGACGTCCGAAGTATTGGTGATTTCAAGGATCACAAAAAGCAAATCTTCATTATAGCAGTAATTCCACTGACAAATCGTCTGCGAAACCAGCAGGCCGAGACTGGCCGGGCCGTTTTCATCGGTATAACGGCAGAAAGACTGCTGCATACCGATCGGTCCACCGGGATGAAAGGCCGAATCGATCGGCGAATAAACCTGATTGTAGGTCAGGGTTCCGGTGCTGTCATATATCTGCCAGCCAAAGGCCGGGTTGCCGAGGCCGAGCCCGGTTGTATCGCTGGCGTCATAATCAAAGCGGGCGGTGTCGGTGGACAGCCTGATCGTGTATGATTCCACCCCGCTGACAATATCAATCAAGGGCAGAAAATCTTCATCCGAATCGGCAACAATAGTGTCGCCGTCCGGGGTTATCGCCCCCATCCAGAACTTCATCTCCCCGATATAATTATGGCCCGAATTGCGCGGCCACTCGCCCGACGGCAGTTCATAAGGATAACTGTAGCCGCCGATGTAGCCCCAATTGTCGACTGTCGTAATAATATTACCCTTATCATGGGTGATACGGTCGACAACATTGGGCGGGGGAGCTGTCGATTCGAAGGTCCTTGACCAGAGACTGCCGGT of candidate division Zixibacteria bacterium HGW-Zixibacteria-1 contains these proteins:
- a CDS encoding recombination protein RecR is translated as MFKSAESVEKLINLLARLPGIGRKSAGRLAFHILKISKEEANELAEAIQLVKEKVGFCSICFNISEQDPCYICNDPERSREIICVVEQASDLAALEKAEGFRGLYHILGGRISPLDGIGPDDLKIKELLSRLGDDTKELIIATNPNVEGEATALYLAKLIRPMGVKITRIARGLPVGSDLEYADGMTISRAIEGRQEI
- a CDS encoding YbaB/EbfC family nucleoid-associated protein, translating into MNKGDLGNMMKQIQKMQAQMEQIQAELAETQVDGTAGGGMVTAVVNGKQDLLEIKIDPEVVDPKDVEMLQDLIVAAVNQARQKAQELQAERMSSLTGGLNLPGMNLPF